The following nucleotide sequence is from Hemitrygon akajei unplaced genomic scaffold, sHemAka1.3 Scf000118, whole genome shotgun sequence.
ggatggggaagagagatccgaaagGAGGAAAGGggagtggaagagagttcccacaggcgcaagggggatggggaagagagatcccacaggaggaagggggatgggcaagagagaacccacaggaggaagggggacggggaagagagatcacacagtaggaagggagacggggaagtgagatcccacaggaggaagggggatggggaagagagatcccacaggaggaagggggatggcgaagagagatcccacaggcgcaagggggatggggaagagagatcccacaggaggaagggggatggggaagagagatcccacaggaggaagggggacggggaagagagatcccacaggcagaagggggatggggaagcgagatcccaaaggaggaagggggatggggaagagatcccacaggaggaagggggatggggaagagagaactcaaacgagtaagggggatggggaagagagatcccaaaggaggaaaggggagtggaagagagatcccacaggcagaagggggatggggaagcgagatcccaaaggaggaagggggatggggaagagatcccacaggaggaagggggacggggaagagagatcccacaggaggaagggggatggggaagagagatcccacaggcggaagggggatgggggagagatcccacaggaggaagggggatggggaagagagatcccacaggaggaagggggatggggaagagagaacccaaacgagtaagggggatggggaagagagatccgaaagGAGGAAACGggagtggaagagagttcccacaggcgcaagggggatggggaagagagatcccacaggaggaagggggatggggaagagagatcccacaggaggaagggggacggggaagagagatcacacaggcgAAAGGGGgacagggaagagagatcccacaggaggaagggggatggggaagaaagaaccCAAACGAGTaagggggatggcgaagagagatcccaaaggaggaaaggggaggggaagagagatcccacaggcagaagggggatggggaagcgagatcccaaaggaggaagggggatggggaagagatcccacaggaggaagggggatggggaagagagaactcaaacgagtaagggggatggggaagagagatcccaaaggaggaaaggggagtggaagagagatcccacaggcagaagggggatggggaagcgagatcccaaaggaggaagggggatggggaagagatcccacaggaggaagggggacggggaagagagatcccacaggaggaagggggatggggaagagagatcccacaggcggaagggggatgggggagagatcccacaggaggaagggggatggggaagagagatcccacaggaggaagggggatggggaagagagatcccacaggacgaagagggatggggaagagagatcccaaacgaggaaaggggaggggaagagagatcccacaggcggaatggggatggggaagagagatcccacaggaggaagggggacggggaagagagttcccacaggaggaagggggacggggaagagagatcccacaggaggaagggggatggggaagagagatcccacaggcggaagggggatgggggagagatcccacaggaggaagggggatggggaagagcgatcccacaggaggaagggggatggggaagagagaacccaaacgagtaagggggatggggaagagagatccgaaagGAGTAAAGGggagtggaagagagttcccacaggcgcaagggggatggggaagagagatcccacaggaggaagggggatgggcaagagagaacccacaggaggaagggggacggggaagagagatcacacagtaggaagggagacggggaagtgagatcccacaggaggaagggggatggggaagagagatcccacaggaggaagggggatggcgaagagagatcccacaggaggaagggggatggggaagagagaacccaaatgagtaagggggattgggaagagagatcccaaaggaggaaaggggagtggaagagagatcccacaagaggaagggggatggggatgagagatcacacaggaggaagggggatggggaagagagatcccacaggaggaagggggatggggaagagagattccacaggaggaagggagacggggaagagagatcccacaggagggagggggatggggaagagagatcccacaggaggaagggggatggggaagagagaacccaaacgagtaagggggatggcgaagagtgatcccaaaggaggaaaggggaggggaagagagatcccacaggcagaagggggatggggaagcgagatcccaaaggaggaagggggatggggaagagatcccacaggaggaatggggatggggaagagagatcccacaagaggatgggggatggggaagagagatcccacaggaggaagggggatggggaagagagatcccacaggaggaagggggatggggaagagagatccccaaggaggaaaggggaggtgaagagagatcccacaggcggaatggggatggggaagagagattccacaggaagtGGAGGGGGGTGGTTGTGGAAaaattccacaggaggatgaggaatgagtaatagagagcccacaagaggaatggggatgggtgcGAGATTCCAAAGAATGGAAGGGGCATTGGGATGAGAGGTCCCACATGAGGATCCCAAGGGTAAATCataatcctacaagacgagaggatgcagaaattttttgtacgtgtgtgttgggtctgaacagaggcccagaggagatgcgccctcgctctttgcgtatctggtagtgagcaaagtcacacacggggaagggcagtgggaggacaatctcacaatggtatttcttccTTCTCACTgagacagtctgctgacggtatcttgtccctcaccgggaagggggtgtgaatctctgacccacctgctgcagtcagtgtcggtctgggtgtcagtaacagtgagaaggaacattgtcaatggacgtgtcacaggcagcgagaaacacagccattcctgtgatttactaccattaaaccaatggccgttgttcactgatctaatgaagtctccaacatcccttcacaaggaaccacagaaccctcccgtccttggggaattCCTGACCaatcccctgggcatttgtcacaattcttcacaatctgatttactacaaatttaccaaaattcctttacattgaaatAACACAATGAGactgtttcacagttcagagtgagagataaatcgagttacctcaactcctggcacttgtgcagcccgggtcccagccgctggattccttcacactgaatgtggcaggcAGCCAAGTCGagttgttttattgtatcacagagtccgatgacatgagacaggaccgcgcagtcaatcggggtcagtgtcatttcactgaatgaaagtgtttccacagatcccagtgctgcctgagccagtccacgattctgagactcaaacaggtagtgcaatgtgttcaggagactccttttaccagcttcactctctgtgtttCCAATCTggtgtttaacctcctccttcacccagtcaatcacccggcaggttgtttgatgaggaaatggacccagaaaatCCTCCAGGCcacgagctgtcattggggaggagagaccagcaacaaaacggagaaatacctcaaatcgcccatctgtcgtttTGTGGGCTCCAGTGAGGAATTttaggatatccccgggatgtggattcaggaattgtgcgactgcagctacaaactcttggatggtgaggtgtgggaatgtgtacaccacactctgggcagaatcctctctctccaaaagctccatcaggaacccggacaggaactgggaaggttgcagattgtagttgatcaaatctccatctgtaaatacaAACTTCTTATCAGACACTCctttgaaggccatctgaccaaccctgagtaacacatcacggggtttctcaatctcacggctgtggtttttcaggatgttgtaaatatagtaggagtacagttgggtgatggtcttgggaactcgctgcgggtccctgactctttgtgtgaagaaggggcccagtgccagagcgaggatccagcagtaggaggggttgtagctcatggtgtacaggatctcgttctccttcatgtgtttgaaaacagctgctgccaccgtctgatcttcaaaatgtctgttGAAATATTCCTCCCGTtcttcaccaacaaatcccaggatttcagcccagacactgatatccgccttttccaataaatgtaacgcagtggggtgggtggtcaccagcactgaacaccctgggagcagcttgccctggattaaactgtacacaatgtcagacacttcacacctccactcgggatctgggcactggtgcttgggttctgtatctctcagactgtcagcaaaatcgattctgtgtttgaattcatccaaaccatcgaatataaacagcaatccctctgggttcttccagacctctctcaggatgttctcaaagtaaggatactgatccagaatcagttccttcaggtttattctgtggttaatggagtttaaatcccggaacttaaaactgaagacaaactggaattgttggtatatttttcctgtggcccagtcataaacaattttttgtaccattgttgttttcccgatccccgggactccggccactgttGCCTTACATCCAGGAATCTTTTGGCCCTGTCTATGTGAGTAATGTCTCTGAAATAGATGTCTGGTGCTGATTTTTTCCAGCTCTCTCCGcagatgtttctctctccactcctcgtggtctctgcctcttgccagcagctcatgttccaccagtctcagatcccgaacagtagaaatgactgtgagctcagcgtatcgatcaaccagctggaaaaccttcaccttctccctcatcaggatcgtgttcactctcagtgtttcagtttgtgcccgcagagtatccttgtgtttctgttgaacatcttccatgggaccAGACAGTGGACAAACTGTTAGATGCCTCAACTCAGAACTCAGTATTTAAGCACACAAGAGTTAGCTCAAAGTTATTGCATTAATGGATTCATCAATGGATGTTCATACAGTAAagtaaatttaattaacagaccCCTAACGACAGAGAGCTCTGGTCTAGATAAACACAAGGTGATCACATTTCCTCATTAACTGCTGTGAAGGTGAGTATTTCCCTGGTAGTTTACTGACCCCCGACTGTCCCGTACCGGACAATCTCCCACTACTGTCACAACTGTCATTTTTTCCGGTGGAAGAATCTTTTAATCCCCAGTGTTGATGTGGCATATGGAGACAGAGAAGAGGACAGTGGGCATTCTGTCAAAGCAACAGGTCGGGAAATCacagctccccctcccctccccccatcactgaatcaAAATACAAAGAAGCAGCTTTGCTGATCAGAACATGCACTGTGGGTGTGTGGTTGGGGTGCGTGGGATCTAAAAGTGTGTTCAAATCCTGTCATGGGTGAGTGGGGTTTTGCACTGTGTTTGGCCTCTGCCAGGGATGTATGGGGATCATaaaatgtgtcaggaccctgtcaagggtctatggggtttcacagtgtgtcaggaccctgtcaggggtgtcggCGATCTCAAACCGTGTCCAGAATATGTCTgggatgtgtggtgtctcacagtgtgacaggaagctgtcaggcgtgtgtggtgtctcacagtgtgtcaggaccctgccaggggtgtgtggggtctcacagtgtgtcaggaccctgtcaggagtgtgtggggtctcacagtgtgtcaggaccctgtcaggagtgtgtggggtctcacagtgtgtcaggaccctgtcaggggtgtgtggggtctcacagtgtgtcaggatcctgtcaggggtgtgtggtgtctcacagtgtgtcaggaccctgccaggggtgtgtggggtctcacagtgtgtcaggatcctgtcaggggtgtgtggggtctcacagtgtgtcaggaccctgtcaggggtgtgtggggtctcacagtgtgtcaggatcctgtcaggggtgtgtggggtctcacagtgtgtcaggaccctgtcaggggtgtctgcgATCTCAAACCGTGTCCAGAATATGTCTgggatgtgtggtgtctcacagtgtgacaggaagctgtcaggcgtgtgtggtgtctcacagtgtgtcaggaccctgccaggggtgtgtggggtctcacagtgtgtcaggaccctgtcaggagtgtgtggggtctcacagtg
It contains:
- the LOC140723557 gene encoding NACHT, LRR and PYD domains-containing protein 3-like produces the protein MASRYRNFGHHGGTVYRLSVYEEHHQPEELSCTGTTVEKEDDNQQSSVTVRMATEHHQPEELSCTGTTVEKEDDNQQSSVTVRMATEHHQPEELSCTGTTVEKEDDNQQSSVTVRMATEHHQPEELSCTGTTVEKEDDNQQSSVTVRMATEHHQPEELSCTGTTVEKEDDNQQSSVTVRMATEHHQPEELSCTGTTVEKEDDNQQSSVTVRMATEQNLITSDRAGRGGAPVTSTSGKVTGLSSVITELLANWDDFQLLQLMDFYRDRLEQAMEGGVHGVSLALTAENQFSGEEHRKISDLADKGERADSSKLLLSLVMEKGSRARRVMWETFVKMRIGVPNLDKIVKEIQIYGCDPSHQPIPAQLLLKLLSELKDVQQKHKDTLRAQTETLRVNTILMREKVKVFQLVDRYAELTVISTVRDLRLVEHELLARGRDHEEWREKHLRRELEKISTRHLFQRHYSHRQGQKIPGCKATVAGVPGIGKTTMVQKIVYDWATGKIYQQFQFVFSFKFRDLNSINHRINLKELILDQYPYFENILREVWKNPEGLLFIFDGLDEFKHRIDFADSLRDTEPKHQCPDPEWRCEVSDIVYSLIQGKLLPGCSVLVTTHPTALHLLEKADISVWAEILGFVGEEREEYFNRHFEDQTVAAAVFKHMKENEILYTMSYNPSYCWILALALGPFFTQRVRDPQRVPKTITQLYSYYIYNILKNHSREIEKPRDVLLRVGQMAFKGVSDKKFVFTDGDLINYNLQPSQFLSGFLMELLEREDSAQSVVYTFPHLTIQEFVAAVAQFLNPHPGDILKFLTGAHKTTDGRFEVFLRFVAGLSSPMTARGLEDFLGPFPHQTTCRVIDWVKEEVKHQIGNTESEAGKRSLLNTLHYLFESQNRGLAQAALGSVETLSFSEMTLTPIDCAVLSHVIGLCDTIKQLDLAACHIQCEGIQRLGPGLHKCQELRLGKNDLGDSGVKLVSAALRNLECKLQKLGFPDPGEKSVHIPLSVPPRGFHTSRFVSGITVILLVNCLVSLVMSVLTAIANCRDLECCAAQPPVKMVVIHANQPAPPDLASIFSGKPAPTPALDGPCDDTSPYSTGQPERFGPSDLRLSPKEKSKQDFRD